Proteins encoded within one genomic window of Haematobia irritans isolate KBUSLIRL chromosome 5, ASM5000362v1, whole genome shotgun sequence:
- the LOC142241802 gene encoding heme A synthase COX15: MSRLLRAACTVIAPNLRSNTHLLSRTVRDFSTGFARKPLLKPITFKPPTIRVCHSQQVSVARGDKAVGKWLIVCGGMVYLAVVLGGVTRLTESGLSMVTWKLLGERFPRSQAEWEEEFRLYQQYPEFKMKNQNMTVDEFRRIFWMEYMHRMWGRAIGAVFLLPAAYFWRKGHLNSTTKKFVLLMGTLIGCQGLMGWYMVKSGLENRFDDVNDVPRVSQHRLAMHLGAAFVLYTLFLSQGLKKILPAEEFVANSMKTIRFKRFAYAAKGLIFLTALSGAFVAGLDAGLVYNSFPKMGDNWVPDDILAFKPISKNITENPTTVQFNHRILGISTVTLVTTMWMLSRGTRLPRRAYWAMNSAAFVAWLQVTLGISTLLTHVPVSLAAAHQSGSLLLLSFAVWLCHELRFLKYLPK; encoded by the exons ATGAGCCGGCTTTTGAGGGCAGCTTGCACGGTAATTGCTCCAAATTTAAGGAGTAATACACATCTGTTAAGTAGAACTGTGAGGGATTTCTCCACAGGTTTTGCTAGGAAG CCTTTGCTTAAACCAATTACGTTTAAGCCACCCACAATTCGTGTATGTCATAGCCAACAAGTATCGGTGGCCCGTGGAGACAAAGCTGTAGGAAAATGGCTTATTGTATGTGGCGGTATGGTCTATTTGGCGGTTGTACTTGGAGGAGTCACACGTTTAACAGAGTCCGGTCTATCTATGGTCACATGGAAACTTCTGGGTGAAAGGTTTCCAAGGAGTCAAGCAGAATGGGAAGAAGAATTTCGTTTGTATCAGCAATATCCGGAATTCAAAAT GAAAAACCAAAACATGACCGTCGACGAATTTCGCCGAATATTCTGGATGGAATATATGCATCGCATGTGGGGTCGTGCTATTGGAGCTGTTTTCCTCTTGCCtgctgcatatttttggagaaaagGTCATCTAAATTCCACGACTAAGAAATTTGTTCTGCTCATGGGAACACTTATAGGTTGTCAAGGTCTGATGGGATGGTACATGGTAAAATCGGGCCTAGAAAATCGTTTTGATGATGTCAATGATGTACCACGAGTATCCCAACACCGCTTGGCCATGCATttaggtgccgcatttgttttgTACACCCTCTTTTTGTCACAGGGCTTAAAGAAAATCTTGCCCGCCGAAGAGTTTGTAGCAAACAGCATGAAAACAATACGTTTCAAACGTTTTGCTTATGCAGCCAAAGGCCTTATTTTCTTGACAGCATTATCGGGAGCATTTGTAGCTGGTTTGGATGCTGGCTTAGTATATAATTCATTTCCCAAAATGGGCGATAATTGGGTACCAGATGATATTCTAGCCTTCAAGCCCATAAGCAAGAACATTACCGAAaatccaacaaccgtgcaatTTAATCATCGCATTTTGGGAATTTCTACAGTGACCTTGGTAACAACAATGTGGATGCTTTCACGAGGTACCAGACTTCCCAGGAGAGCTTATTGGGCTATGAATTCAGCGGCATTTGTTGCATGGTTGCAAGTTACTTTAGGTATAAGTACACTTCTGACACATGTTCCAGTATCTCTGGCTGCGGCACATCAATCTGGATCTCTGTTGTTGCTCTCTTTTGCCGTTTGGTtatgtcatgaattaaggttcttaaaatatttgcccaaatag
- the APC10 gene encoding anaphase-promoting complex subunit 10 produces MDTYWQSDGQLPHLVNIQFHRKTNISQIYIYTDYKLDESYTPSRISIRAGSHFNDLQELQIVDLNEPTGWVTIPIKDGSVKCIRTFMLQIAVISNHQNGRDTHMRQIRIHAPVEDRHYPLELFGKFSTVNFQKFATLR; encoded by the exons ATGGACACCTATTGGCAGTCAGATGGTCAGCTCCCACATTTGGTCAATAtacaatttcatcgaaaaacaaatattagtcaaatttatatatacaccGATTATAAATTGGATGAAAGCTATACTCCCTCCCGCATTTCaataagagctggctcccatttCAATGATTTACAAGAACTGCAAATAGTTGACTTGAATGAACCCACCG GTTGGGTCACCATACCTATTAAGGATGGCAGCGTGAAATGCATTCGTACATTTATGCTTCAAATCGCTGTTATATCCAACCACCAAAATGGCCGTGATACCCATATGCGTCAAATACGTATACATGCTCCCGTCGAAGATCGTCATTATCCTTTGgaactgtttggtaaatttagtaccgtaaattttcagaaatttgctaCTTTacgttaa